The region CAAAAAAAATCAGCAGGCGGAGTTTCATACAGTTTGTGTTAGGCGTTCTTCAAAAAACATAAACGGCATCATACTTTGTACGCCGTCTATCACCCATACCGGGCCATCTATACAATACAACAATACTTTTAAAGCGCTGTTCTGCTTTTTTTCTACTTCCGCCATTACCTGCAGGCATGCGCCGCATGAGGTTACGGGCTTTAATAGTTCAAACTCATCTGTGTGGGCAGTAACAGCCATGCTCACCACCGGGTCATTAGCGTGGTTGGCTCCCCAGTTAAACAATGCCACCCGTTCAGCACAAAGCCCCGACGGATAAGCCACGTTTTCCTGATTGCTGGCGTATAGAATTTTTCCGCTTTTTAGCAGCAGCGCTACTCCAACCTTAAATTTCGAATAAGGAGAATGAGATGTAGCCAAAGCTTTTACCGCTTCGTTACACAGGTTTAGGTCAGTTGCACTTAATTCTTCGAGTGAATCGTATTCTTTGAAGGCTATTTTTATTTCGTGTTTTTTCATTGGTAACCCTCTTCTGAGAAAGGAGGGGTTACAATATAGTGTTAATATACTTACAAAGCAATAGCGGCACAACTGGAGCCCTGCTATCAATCCTTACTTTTCCAAAATTTTGAGATATCATATTCAGGCGAATCCATCACCAGTGTATCGTTGGCGAACGAGATCTTACCCGAGTAGGAAAAATCCGCATAAAAGATGTTGATCTGATCACCGCTCAGAGTATATTTATAAGCTTGACCATGCCTGAAGTAGTAAATGGAATCTGGTCTTATTTCAATTACAGGCCCATCTTTACTACCATCAGTCCATGCACCCTGTATCCGGGCTTGAAGTGATGGTCGCTTCTTTACCTTGACAGGATGCGGTGCCACGGACCTAACGACCCTTATTGTATCAGCACTAAGCACCTTTTTTGATGCATCCTTGCAGCTTGCAATAGCCGCAATCGCCAACAAAATAGTGGTTCGCTTTACTAACATATCACACCGCTACTGCCAGTGCCACTTCTTCATTCTTCTCTGCCAGCACCGGATTTACTGTCTCGTCGTCCTTTTCTACCCTCAGGTTGTTTACGATATGCTGCTGTCGGGTAGGCGTATTTTTGCCCATAAAGTATTCCAGCAGGTTCTTGATGTTAGCATCCTTCAGGAAAACCGGGTCAAGGCGCATGTCCTTACCAATAAACAATCCGAACTCCTCGGGAGATATCTCGCCCAAACCTTTAAAGCGCGTTATCTCCGGCTTGTTGCCCAGTTTCGCAATGGCATTACGGCGTTCTTCGTCGCTGTAGCAGTAAATTGTTTCTTTCTTATTCCGCACCCTAAACAAAGGCGTTTGCAGGATAGAAACATGGCCTGCTTTCACCAGGTCGGGGAAAAACTGCAGGAAAAAAGTCATAAGCAACAGCCTGATGTGCATACCATCCACATCGGCATCTGTAGCTATTACAATATTGTTGTACCTAAGCCCGTCTATACCATCCTCAATGTTCAGCGCATGCTGCAGCAGATTAAATTCTTCGTTCTCGTAAACCACCTTTTTGGTTAGCCCAAAGCAATTTAGCGGCTTTCCTTTTAAACTAAATACGGCTTGTGTCATCACATCACGTGACTTAGTGATCGATCCGCTGGCCGAGTCACCTTCTGTGATGAACAGCGTGGTATCCTGTTTGCGTTCGTGATTGTCGTCAAAGTGCAGCTTGCAATCGCGTAGCTTACGGTTGTGTAGCGACGCCTTTTTAGCACGATCGTTTGCAAGTTTTTTAATGCCGGCAATGTCCTTACGTTCACGTTCAGATTGTAATATCCTTTTCAGCAGGGCATCTGCTGTTGCCGGGTTTTTGTGCAAGTAGTTATCAAGCTCTTTTTTCAAGAAGTCGTTAATAAAACCACGTACCGAGGGCCCTTCGGGTCCTACGTTTTGTGAACCCAGCTTGGTTTTTGTTTGCGATTCAAAAACAGGCTCCTGAACCTTAATTGCTATGGCTGCAACTATTGAAGCGCGGATATCTGATGCATCAAACTCTTTTTTGTAGAACTCACGAATGGTTTTAACTACCGCTTCCCGGAACGCGGCCTGGTGGGTACCGCCCTGGGTAGTATGCTGACCGTTTACAAATGAGTAATACTCTTCGCCGTACGACTGACCATGCGTCATCGCTATTTCTATATCTTCACCTTTCAGGTGGATGATAGGGTACCGTAAGTTCTCCGCATCCGCATTGCGGGAAAGGAGGTCGTACAGGCCACGTTCTGACAGGTACTTTTTACCATTGAAATTGATGGTAAGGCCGGAATTCAGGAACACGTAGTTCCAGATCATATTCTCTACAAACTCTGGTATGAACCGGTAGTTACGGAAAATAGAATCATCAGGAATAAAGTTGATCGCAGTGCCATTGCGTTGAGAGGTTTCCTTTTCGGCCTCGTCGCGCACTAGCTCACCTTTTTCAAATTCGGCAATTTTAGTACGGCCGTCTCGGTAAGACTGTACTGTAAAAGTTGAAGAAAGCGCATTAACTGCTTTGGTACCCACACCATTCAAACCAACAGACTTTTGGAAGGCCTTGCTGTCATACTTACCGCCGGTGTTTATTTTAGATACGCAATCTATCACCTTTCCCAATGGTATGCCACGGCCGTAATCGCGCACTGCAACTTTGTGGTCGCTCATGTTCACCTCAATAGTCTTACCGGATCCCATCACAAACTCGTCTATGGAATTGTCAACAATCTCCTTCAGCAACACATATACGCCGTCGTCATAAGCTGAGCCGTCGCCCAGTTTACCAATGTACATGCCGGGGCGCAGGCGAATGTGCTCTTTCCAGTCGAGCGAACGGATACTATCGTCGTTATAATTTATATTCTCTGCCATAAGTTATCAATGAGGAACGGGCGTAAACTACCCAAAATGCAAAAATACGGTTCAGACATTCAAATCCGTACTTAAATGTCCTAACTTATCAACATTAAAGTCAATCGCCCTTAAACTTAATACATGTACTAGCGCGGTCGATGTTCTTGAAAAACTCCGGGCCTTTTTCATTAGAAAAGCAAACTGCCATAATGGTACCTATATGGTCCTTTTGCAGGGTTACCAGTAGCGCGTATTTGTAATAGTTGGTTGCCGGCGAATATAATAGATTGATAAGGTACGATTTACCGGCATCGGCGTTGTACTTTGCGAGGTAACGTGGTGGTATGGTGCGCACAAAATAGCTGCCTTTTGTACCACCTAGGGCAAGCGCCTGCGCGGAACCCATGCCCAGGTACAACGAATCGGGGTTAGCTAGGCTGGTTTCGGTATTTCCTTTTACCCTTTGATAAGCAGTATAGTTTTGTTTCTGCGACTTTACCTGGAACCAAATCTGAAATTCCTTACCGGGCAATTCTAAAGCGTAATCAAAAGAATTATCTTCATCATCAGGCGCTTCAATCTCCTTAAAACCTTTTGGGAAAGAGAATACTACATTAGCCCTGGATATAATATCCTGAAATTCTTTAAGACGAGGACTGACATAAACAGGCTGTACATTAGTAGCAGGGACTTGTTTTTTGCTATAATGATGCTTTTTACCCTGTGCAATTGCAGGCGCAATACAAAACAACAACAATCCCGTAAGTAATAATTGTTTAATTTGCTTCAACACAGTTTAGATAAGCAGGTGGTCAAAATTAGTCAAACGAATTTAATTTAGATAAGGCACTAATTCAATACAATTATAATATAAATTATAAACATAAATAATAAAGCAATGGGTGTACAGCCGAGGCTCAACCGATTCGACCTAACCATGATCGTGATTAGCCTGGTAATAGGCATGGGTATATTTGGTACGCCAAGCAATGTGGCCACGACTGCTGGCAGCGCCTGGATATTTTTTGGTGCCTGGATATTTGGCGGGATAGTAAGCCTGTGCGGTGCGCTTACTTTTGCAGAGATTGGCGCACGGTAC is a window of Mucilaginibacter terrenus DNA encoding:
- a CDS encoding cytidine deaminase; translation: MKKHEIKIAFKEYDSLEELSATDLNLCNEAVKALATSHSPYSKFKVGVALLLKSGKILYASNQENVAYPSGLCAERVALFNWGANHANDPVVSMAVTAHTDEFELLKPVTSCGACLQVMAEVEKKQNSALKVLLYCIDGPVWVIDGVQSMMPFMFFEERLTQTV
- a CDS encoding DNA topoisomerase IV subunit B, whose translation is MAENINYNDDSIRSLDWKEHIRLRPGMYIGKLGDGSAYDDGVYVLLKEIVDNSIDEFVMGSGKTIEVNMSDHKVAVRDYGRGIPLGKVIDCVSKINTGGKYDSKAFQKSVGLNGVGTKAVNALSSTFTVQSYRDGRTKIAEFEKGELVRDEAEKETSQRNGTAINFIPDDSIFRNYRFIPEFVENMIWNYVFLNSGLTINFNGKKYLSERGLYDLLSRNADAENLRYPIIHLKGEDIEIAMTHGQSYGEEYYSFVNGQHTTQGGTHQAAFREAVVKTIREFYKKEFDASDIRASIVAAIAIKVQEPVFESQTKTKLGSQNVGPEGPSVRGFINDFLKKELDNYLHKNPATADALLKRILQSERERKDIAGIKKLANDRAKKASLHNRKLRDCKLHFDDNHERKQDTTLFITEGDSASGSITKSRDVMTQAVFSLKGKPLNCFGLTKKVVYENEEFNLLQHALNIEDGIDGLRYNNIVIATDADVDGMHIRLLLMTFFLQFFPDLVKAGHVSILQTPLFRVRNKKETIYCYSDEERRNAIAKLGNKPEITRFKGLGEISPEEFGLFIGKDMRLDPVFLKDANIKNLLEYFMGKNTPTRQQHIVNNLRVEKDDETVNPVLAEKNEEVALAVAV